CCTCGTGCACGAATTTATAACGGATATCCTCTGGCAGATAATCATAGCACAAAACACCAGATGCCATCATTGATGGTGGGTATAAAGAACCTTCTTCGTTAGTCCAGATCATAGCTGTAATATTATGTTTATGTGGAATTTTCTCTGCTGCGATGGTTTCAAGAACTTCCATAGCACCCATAACACCGAGAATACCGTCATAGTTACCACCATTTTTTACAGAATCACAATGGGATCCCATAACGATACCTGGAAGATCAGGTTCTGAACCTTTTAATGTCGCATATACACATGCCATATCGTCTGTTTTAATTTCAGCTCCAATTGCTTCCATTCTTTTTACGAACTCTGCTCTTGCCTGCAATGCTTCCGGAGACAGAGAATATCTTGTAATTCCACCATGTCCAGCATCACCAAATGTGCTAAATGTTTTTATTTTATCACCCATACGTTCTTCACTACATGTATACATTTTAAATTCCTCCTCTATTTTTATAATTAAAATTAATTATACTATTTGTTTTTTATGTTTAAAAAAATACCTTCTCAAAGCTTTCCAAAAATCCATGGCTAAAATCAGTCCCGCCGCAATGGATACTGAAGTAACCAATGCTTCTAATGCATATTCTTTTCCAAGACTCCTGTTACTCTGGCAAAAATAGTACATCGTATGATATAAAGCCGCCCCCGGAATCAGGGGAATAATTCCTACTGCGATATAAGCAGTTCTTGGCATTTTAGTATAGATTGCCATAATTTCTATATAAATTCCAAGAACTGCTCCGGAAATCAAAAACTGGACACTATAGGAAGAAATGAACAAGCCGGAAAATATATAAACTGCCCAGGCTAATCCTCCTCCTAATGCCGTAACTAAAACCTGTTTGCCTCTCAAATGAAACAACAGAGCAAATCCTACGGAACCAAAAAATCCGCTGATAATCTGTATCCAGTTCATTTTCTCTCTCCTTTACCCCAGCAGTACGTTTACAAAGACAAAACCTGTGGCAACTACAAGACTCAACATGATTGCCTCCGTAAATCTTGTAAGTCCAGACAGCATATTGTTAGAAAAAAACTCCTGTATGGCACAGGTAAATATTACACCAGGAATAAAAATCATAATATTACCAATACTTACCAATTCGGAGGAAATTCCTACTCCTATCCTCGCTGCTAAATTTGAAAGAAATCCCGCTGATGCCGCACACAGAAATACCTGTACGAAACGATTCAATTCTTTATTAAGCAGAAATTGATCAATCGGTGCGATCAGTACACCAATCAGAGCAGAAACAAGAGCATCCACGATACTTCCACCGAAAAAAATCGTAAAAGATAAAGAAATTAATGCAAAAATAAACATTTTACTATAAAGAGAACTGGCACTTGCCTGATCAATAGTTTCCAAACGGATTCTCGCTTCTTTTAACTCGATTTTTTCTGCACAAATATCTCTGGACAATGTATTTAACAAGGTCAGTTTATGCATATTTCTATCAAATTGATCCACACGTCTGATTTCCGTCAATCCCGGAAGATTTTCTCCCGAGATTGTCACTACAATAACATAAGTAATTGCAAAACATTCAATCGCTTCTGCACCCAATACACGACACATGCGTTCAATGCTGTCTTCTACACGACCAATTTCCGCTCCCGAAGATAACATTTGTTCACCTATATCCAGTATAATCTGTAAATTTTCTCTCGCTGTTGCCGCCCGTGTATCCACTTTGTCTCCTTTTTATCTAAAGCTGTCCTGCTTATTTTTTCGGACTACGTTTTATATACTGACCCATACCAGGCTTACCAACGAATTCTCCATTATCATAAACGAGCTGTCCTCTTAAGTAAGTCTGTACCGGATAACCATGCAGCTGTTTACCTTCCCAGATTGTATGATCATAATCGGAATGCATAGAATCAAGCGTGATGGTAAAGTCTTTGTCTTTATCATAAATAACGATATCTGCATCTTTTCCAACAACTAAAGAACCTTTGTTGTCACAGCCGAAAATTTTAGCTGGTGTAGTAGCGCAAAGTGCTACTACTCGCTGGAAAGAAATCTTTCCTGTATTTGCTGCATCAAGCATGTATGGATACAGATTTTCCACGCCGGCACAGCCATTTGGAATTTTGGTAAAGTCGTCTTTTCCCCAGTCTTTTTCATAACTCTGGAATGGACAATGATCGGTAGCAACCGTATCAATAAGACCTGCTTTTATTGCCTGCCATAATGCATCCTGACTTTCCTGTCCCTTTATCGGAGGAGAACATACAAAGTTTCTTCCATCTTCTCTCTTATAAACATCACAGGTAAATTCTAGATACTGTGGACAAGTTTCCACGTAAACTTCTGCACCCTGACGTTTTGCTTCAATACAGGCTTCCAAACCTTCTTTATCTGCCATATGAACGATATATAACGGCGCATCAAGATGTTTAGCCCAGTGAACGGCACGTTTATCTGCTTCCGCTTCTACAAACTCCGGACGACTCAAATAATGATACCAGGCACTTGTCTTTCCTTCTTTCAGGAATTTTTCTATATTCAGATCAATAAGATCCGGGTTTTCTGCATGCACGTTAATCATCGCACCCAGTTCTTTGGCACGAATAAGTAATCTGGCAAGAGTCGCATCATCGACCATCATTCCTTCTTTTTTGTAAACGAGGAAACATTTAAAACTTGTGATACCTTCTGCCACTGCCTGTTCCATCTCTTCTAGAATCTCTCCATCATTTAAATTGGTAATACAGCAATGCATCGCATAATCAACACAGGCATCCTGTTCCAGAATTTCTTTTTTGGAATTTACCAGACCAAGGATTGTTTCTCCTGCATGCTGCACAGGATAATCGAAGATCGTTGTCACACCACCACAGGCTGCTGCTCTTGTACCTGACAGATAACTGTCAGCAGAAACTGTTCCACCAAAAGGCATCTGTAAATGTGTATGTACATCCAAAGCACCCGGAAGCACCAGTTTTCCATTGACGTCGCAGACTTTTTCCGCCTCTGCTTCATCCATATTCAATTCCATAGCTGCAATCTTTCCATCTTTTACGGCAACATCACAGGCATACATATCTGTTGTAGTAACGACAACACCATTTTTAATCAGTAAATCATATTTTTTCATGACCACTTTACCCCCTGTTTATTTTTGTTGCAGCCCAATATTGGGCTGCGAACAATCATAAATCTGTCTCTTTTAAGGAGACGATTATTCATATTTTGTTTTCAGAATAACATCATGTTCTTCTCTACCCGGTTTGAAAACAACTTCTCCCGGTGTGATACAATGCATTACCGGACAGACATTTAAGCATAAGTGACATCCTACGCACTTGTCTTCTAAAAGTTTTGGTTTTCTTGTCTCCTGATCAAACTCGATTGCCTGATGACCACCATCAAAGCAGGATACATAACATCTTCCACAACCCACACACTTTTCTGTATCAAACTGTGGCAGGATACGGAAGGAACGATCAAGTTCGTCTGCTCCCTTAATACTTGGCAGAGCTCTTCCTACTAAATCCTGCAATTTATCAATACCATTTCTTTCCATATAGTGAGACAGACCACTGATCATATCTTCAACAATACGGTAACCATACTGCATGATGGCTGTAGTACACTGTACATTTTCACAACCTAACAAGATAAATTCTAAAGCATCTTTCCATGTTTCTACACCGCCCATACCGGATAATGGAATGTCTACCAGCTTAGGATCATGTTTAAGATCAGAAACAAAACGAAGAGCGATTGGTTTTACTGCTGCTCCTGAATAGCCGGATACTGCAGATTTACCGTTAACTACCGGCATACCAGAGTTGAGATCTAAATCTATGTTACTGATAGATTTTACAGTATTGATGGCAGCAAGACCTTTTGCTCCACCTTCCACTGCTGCGATAGCCGGAAGTTCCATATTGGTAATATTTGGTGTCATTTTTGCAATTACAGGAAGATGGGTATTTG
This Anaerobutyricum hallii DNA region includes the following protein-coding sequences:
- the preA gene encoding NAD-dependent dihydropyrimidine dehydrogenase subunit PreA, with protein sequence MALKKDLSIDFLGVKCENPFFLSSSPVGSNYEMCAKALEAGWGGIYYKSIGVYIPDEISPRFDITTKEGTPWLGFKNMEQISDKPLEVNLEYMRRLKQDYPNKVIVASIMGSNDDEWAYLAKAVTEVGVDLIECNFSCPQMTSSTMGSDVGTRPELVKHYCEVVTANTHLPVIAKMTPNITNMELPAIAAVEGGAKGLAAINTVKSISNIDLDLNSGMPVVNGKSAVSGYSGAAVKPIALRFVSDLKHDPKLVDIPLSGMGGVETWKDALEFILLGCENVQCTTAIMQYGYRIVEDMISGLSHYMERNGIDKLQDLVGRALPSIKGADELDRSFRILPQFDTEKCVGCGRCYVSCFDGGHQAIEFDQETRKPKLLEDKCVGCHLCLNVCPVMHCITPGEVVFKPGREEHDVILKTKYE
- a CDS encoding threonine/serine exporter family protein, whose product is MNWIQIISGFFGSVGFALLFHLRGKQVLVTALGGGLAWAVYIFSGLFISSYSVQFLISGAVLGIYIEIMAIYTKMPRTAYIAVGIIPLIPGAALYHTMYYFCQSNRSLGKEYALEALVTSVSIAAGLILAMDFWKALRRYFFKHKKQIV
- the hydA gene encoding dihydropyrimidinase produces the protein MKKYDLLIKNGVVVTTTDMYACDVAVKDGKIAAMELNMDEAEAEKVCDVNGKLVLPGALDVHTHLQMPFGGTVSADSYLSGTRAAACGGVTTIFDYPVQHAGETILGLVNSKKEILEQDACVDYAMHCCITNLNDGEILEEMEQAVAEGITSFKCFLVYKKEGMMVDDATLARLLIRAKELGAMINVHAENPDLIDLNIEKFLKEGKTSAWYHYLSRPEFVEAEADKRAVHWAKHLDAPLYIVHMADKEGLEACIEAKRQGAEVYVETCPQYLEFTCDVYKREDGRNFVCSPPIKGQESQDALWQAIKAGLIDTVATDHCPFQSYEKDWGKDDFTKIPNGCAGVENLYPYMLDAANTGKISFQRVVALCATTPAKIFGCDNKGSLVVGKDADIVIYDKDKDFTITLDSMHSDYDHTIWEGKQLHGYPVQTYLRGQLVYDNGEFVGKPGMGQYIKRSPKK
- a CDS encoding threonine/serine ThrE exporter family protein; this encodes MDTRAATARENLQIILDIGEQMLSSGAEIGRVEDSIERMCRVLGAEAIECFAITYVIVVTISGENLPGLTEIRRVDQFDRNMHKLTLLNTLSRDICAEKIELKEARIRLETIDQASASSLYSKMFIFALISLSFTIFFGGSIVDALVSALIGVLIAPIDQFLLNKELNRFVQVFLCAASAGFLSNLAARIGVGISSELVSIGNIMIFIPGVIFTCAIQEFFSNNMLSGLTRFTEAIMLSLVVATGFVFVNVLLG